A window of the Chloroflexus sp. Y-396-1 genome harbors these coding sequences:
- a CDS encoding aminotransferase class III-fold pyridoxal phosphate-dependent enzyme, whose protein sequence is MAWSAALAHHYHINGTLTPLPGEYDLNLLVNATNGMQYVLKVMRPDCDPALVELQCAVLEHLATLAPDLPVPRLIRTATGAMYVNEHDRYVWLISALPGETYATFRPQTAALRTGLGQMAARLDLALRSFTHPALKRPLKWNLLQAEWAYEHLTVIHDPDRRQLIATVLETYLHLKPQLLSLEHTTIHNDLNDYNLLVSATDRGRITISGILDFGDLCAAPRICELAIAAAYAILDQADPLRALSELVIGYHAEWPLTATEIDLLWPLIRTRLAVSVINAELMKQQRPDDPYVTVSEAAAWRLLMATAKTEADLVAARLRAACHLPISDAAERVLDWLASTCGHFAPILGRDLTNAPLVCMAVRERPLPQNPFMLTETEANTLADPSLDTVQIGRYGEPRLIYTDAAFFADSHPLAERRTIHLGVDLFAPPGTPVCAPLEGMVVAIEQCNTPLDFGGMVVLEHRTPYGERFYTLYGHLDPLSTHHIRPGSAIAAGQLFAALGNNTNNGGWQPHLHFQLILDLRVVAGSWPGVAAPAEWEWWRAVCPNPAPLLNLPAAYVEYQPLNQTNLLRERRQHFAGNLRLSYTEPCTFFRGWRHYLFDELGNTYLDAYNNVPHVGHAHPRLQAVAAHQMQMINTNTRYLHPAQIAFAHELMAKLPPTLSVCFFVNSGSEANELALRLARAYTGARDMITIDHGYHGHTTGAIDISAYKFNHPAGSGKPDWVEVVMAPDPYRGPYGSNGEQYAAEVDQALVRISARGRRLAGFIAETFPSVAGQIIPPPGYLAAVYRRIRAAGGVCIADEVQTGLGRLGHYYWAFESQNVVPDIVVLGKPLGNGHPIGAVITTAEIARAFDNGLEFFSTFGGSTLSCVIGREVLRIIDEERLMEHAARIGSELLAGLRELQQQHPIIGDVRGMGLFIGVELVTNRETRTPATAAAMYVKERLRAERILVGTEGPYDNVLKIRPPLTFDRQALTILLERFDAILKETFIVRSVFI, encoded by the coding sequence ATGGCCTGGTCAGCCGCTCTTGCTCATCATTACCATATCAACGGCACTCTGACTCCTCTACCCGGAGAATATGATCTCAACTTGCTAGTGAATGCGACCAACGGAATGCAGTATGTGCTCAAGGTAATGCGCCCAGATTGCGATCCAGCGTTGGTCGAACTACAGTGTGCAGTGCTCGAACATCTGGCTACACTCGCCCCTGATCTACCAGTACCGCGTCTTATACGCACAGCGACCGGTGCAATGTATGTCAACGAGCATGATCGATACGTCTGGCTCATTTCGGCTCTGCCGGGTGAAACGTATGCCACATTCCGCCCACAAACCGCGGCCCTGCGTACCGGTTTGGGGCAAATGGCAGCCCGGCTTGATCTCGCGCTGCGCAGCTTTACTCACCCGGCACTGAAGCGACCGTTGAAGTGGAATCTTCTCCAGGCAGAATGGGCTTACGAACACCTGACGGTTATTCATGATCCTGATCGCCGTCAACTCATTGCAACAGTATTGGAAACGTATCTCCATCTCAAACCACAACTGCTAAGCCTGGAACATACGACAATCCACAACGATCTCAACGACTACAATCTGCTTGTGTCGGCAACTGATCGCGGTCGCATCACTATTAGCGGTATTCTCGATTTCGGTGATTTGTGTGCCGCACCTCGTATCTGTGAACTTGCTATTGCGGCAGCGTATGCCATCCTTGATCAGGCCGATCCACTTCGTGCGCTGAGTGAGCTTGTCATTGGCTACCACGCCGAATGGCCGTTGACTGCAACCGAGATCGATCTGCTGTGGCCGCTGATACGAACACGACTGGCTGTAAGTGTTATCAATGCGGAGTTAATGAAACAGCAACGACCAGACGATCCCTACGTTACTGTTTCAGAAGCTGCGGCCTGGCGTTTATTAATGGCAACGGCTAAGACGGAGGCTGATCTGGTTGCCGCACGACTACGTGCCGCCTGTCATCTACCAATTAGTGATGCAGCAGAGCGAGTGCTCGACTGGCTGGCATCAACATGTGGTCACTTTGCACCGATATTGGGCCGTGATCTGACGAACGCTCCACTCGTATGTATGGCTGTTCGAGAAAGACCGCTTCCACAAAACCCTTTCATGCTGACTGAAACCGAAGCGAACACGTTAGCCGACCCGTCGCTAGACACAGTTCAGATCGGTCGTTATGGTGAACCACGTTTGATCTACACCGATGCAGCTTTTTTTGCCGATTCTCATCCACTGGCTGAACGCCGCACCATTCACCTCGGCGTTGACCTCTTCGCACCACCTGGTACACCAGTTTGTGCACCCTTAGAAGGGATGGTAGTAGCCATTGAGCAATGCAATACACCGCTCGATTTTGGCGGTATGGTAGTACTAGAACACCGGACACCATATGGAGAGCGTTTCTACACCCTTTATGGTCATCTCGATCCGCTCAGCACTCATCATATCCGGCCAGGCTCAGCAATAGCAGCCGGACAGCTCTTTGCCGCACTGGGCAATAACACAAACAACGGTGGCTGGCAACCGCACCTTCACTTCCAGCTTATTCTCGATCTGCGTGTAGTAGCCGGAAGCTGGCCTGGCGTAGCAGCACCCGCCGAATGGGAATGGTGGCGGGCAGTCTGCCCAAATCCGGCACCACTCCTCAACTTACCCGCTGCGTATGTCGAATACCAACCGCTTAACCAGACTAACCTGCTGCGTGAACGACGCCAGCACTTTGCCGGTAATTTGCGTCTCAGCTACACCGAACCGTGCACATTTTTCCGTGGCTGGCGCCACTACCTGTTCGATGAGCTGGGCAATACCTACCTTGATGCCTACAACAATGTTCCCCATGTCGGTCATGCCCATCCCCGACTTCAGGCAGTCGCTGCCCACCAGATGCAAATGATCAATACCAACACTCGCTATTTGCATCCAGCCCAAATCGCGTTCGCTCACGAACTCATGGCCAAACTTCCCCCAACCTTGAGCGTCTGCTTCTTTGTCAATTCTGGCTCAGAAGCCAACGAACTGGCGCTCCGTCTGGCCCGCGCCTACACCGGTGCACGAGATATGATTACAATTGACCACGGCTATCACGGTCATACGACTGGTGCAATTGACATCTCTGCCTATAAATTCAACCATCCCGCTGGCAGCGGCAAACCCGATTGGGTTGAAGTGGTAATGGCCCCCGATCCCTACCGTGGTCCTTATGGTAGCAATGGGGAACAGTACGCAGCCGAGGTTGATCAGGCATTAGTGCGAATCAGCGCTCGCGGGAGACGCCTGGCCGGTTTTATCGCTGAAACCTTCCCCAGCGTAGCCGGGCAGATCATTCCACCACCTGGTTATCTGGCGGCAGTGTATCGTCGTATCCGTGCGGCTGGTGGTGTCTGTATTGCCGACGAAGTGCAGACCGGCTTAGGTCGGTTGGGCCATTACTACTGGGCATTCGAGAGCCAGAATGTAGTACCTGACATCGTGGTATTGGGCAAACCGCTCGGCAATGGCCATCCCATTGGCGCAGTTATTACTACAGCCGAGATCGCCCGTGCCTTTGATAACGGTCTTGAGTTCTTTTCAACATTTGGTGGCAGCACCCTCTCGTGCGTGATTGGACGAGAAGTACTACGGATCATCGATGAAGAAAGATTGATGGAACACGCGGCACGGATCGGTAGCGAGCTGCTGGCCGGTCTCCGCGAACTTCAGCAGCAGCACCCAATTATCGGTGATGTACGAGGAATGGGTCTGTTTATCGGTGTCGAACTGGTAACCAACCGCGAGACGCGAACACCAGCTACGGCAGCGGCAATGTATGTGAAAGAGCGATTGCGCGCTGAACGTATTCTGGTCGGTACCGAAGGCCCCTACGATAACGTTTTGAAAATTCGGCCACCACTGACATTCGACCGTCAGGCACTGACCATCTTGCTCGAACGATTCGATGCGATCTTGAAAGAAACCTTTATTGTCCGCTCGGTGTTCATCTGA
- a CDS encoding cell wall metabolism sensor histidine kinase WalK, which yields MPSAAEQPVILQQETTLATNNQRLFKRPRIFNLMLTAFALVIILGIGGMVLAFWLVVRQSDPEQLRWMEAERAARAEVARLAAYYQQTGSWRQVERRLGPLPQTFGGIEGTASLLDERGRVVAGRRRPFDPRGGNEAVRRIPIVVEGQHVGTLVISVVDTEEAFPVGGFNRRPLVLGVLSAGVGLMAVLLVLATIFSRQISAPLRHISSAAQAIAAGDHSSRVQPANVRELAELADSFNRMAEALQRADQQRRQLTADIAHELRTPLSIIKGRLEGIQDGIYEADAEQIEALLSEVALLERLINDLHLLALADAGQLPLYREVVSPVMLVNEAVRSFTPLATGRDVHLHSVVEEHLPDIEIDPQRITQVLGNLISNALRHTPAGGEIVVSAHRDPNGICFAVRDTGTGIDPVDLPYIFERFYRVDRARSRSSGGAGLGLAIARRLVEAHGGQIWATSTLGQGTTVSFLLPVSPPQSRQSILENTPSVIPTSERSASKTVR from the coding sequence ATGCCATCGGCGGCTGAACAACCTGTCATTCTTCAGCAAGAGACGACGTTGGCAACCAACAACCAGCGCCTGTTCAAGAGGCCGCGTATCTTTAACCTTATGCTTACGGCCTTTGCCCTGGTGATCATTCTGGGAATTGGCGGCATGGTGCTTGCATTCTGGTTGGTCGTGCGGCAAAGCGATCCGGAACAGCTCCGCTGGATGGAGGCGGAACGAGCGGCTCGCGCCGAAGTAGCCCGCCTCGCCGCCTACTACCAGCAAACTGGTTCGTGGCGCCAGGTTGAACGACGACTGGGGCCATTACCGCAAACGTTTGGCGGGATTGAAGGTACGGCATCGCTGCTCGACGAACGAGGGCGTGTTGTGGCCGGTCGCCGCCGACCGTTTGATCCACGCGGTGGTAACGAAGCCGTGCGTCGCATTCCCATAGTCGTTGAAGGGCAACACGTTGGTACCCTCGTGATCTCGGTTGTCGACACCGAAGAGGCATTTCCGGTGGGCGGGTTCAATCGACGACCGTTGGTATTGGGTGTTCTGAGCGCTGGCGTCGGGCTGATGGCCGTCTTGTTAGTGCTGGCAACGATCTTTTCCCGGCAGATCAGTGCTCCCCTGCGCCACATCAGCAGCGCCGCCCAGGCTATTGCTGCAGGTGATCATTCTAGCCGTGTTCAACCAGCTAACGTCCGCGAACTGGCTGAATTGGCCGACAGTTTTAACCGAATGGCCGAGGCATTGCAGCGAGCCGATCAACAACGTCGCCAACTCACCGCTGATATTGCCCACGAGTTGCGAACACCGCTCTCAATTATTAAAGGTCGTCTGGAGGGAATTCAGGATGGTATCTATGAAGCAGATGCCGAACAGATTGAGGCACTCTTAAGCGAAGTTGCCCTTCTCGAACGCCTGATCAATGATCTCCATTTACTCGCCCTGGCTGATGCTGGTCAACTTCCATTGTACCGTGAAGTGGTGTCACCGGTTATGCTGGTGAACGAAGCCGTGCGCTCCTTCACCCCGTTGGCAACGGGGCGTGACGTGCATTTGCACAGCGTTGTCGAAGAGCATCTGCCTGACATCGAAATCGATCCGCAGCGGATTACGCAGGTGTTGGGAAACCTAATCAGCAATGCCCTGCGCCATACTCCGGCTGGTGGTGAAATAGTGGTGAGCGCTCACCGTGATCCAAACGGTATCTGCTTTGCAGTCCGTGATACCGGTACCGGTATCGATCCGGTGGATCTTCCGTACATCTTTGAACGGTTCTATCGGGTTGACAGAGCGCGCAGTCGAAGCAGCGGTGGAGCTGGTCTGGGTTTAGCCATTGCCCGCCGATTGGTGGAAGCGCACGGTGGGCAAATCTGGGCTACCAGCACACTCGGTCAAGGCACCACGGTAAGCTTCTTGTTACCGGTGTCACCGCCGCAATCCAGGCAGTCCATCCTGGAAAACACACCATCTGTAATCCCAACCTCGGAACGGTCTGCCTCCAAAACAGTACGGTAG
- a CDS encoding response regulator transcription factor — translation MARTILVIDDEPGIVKIARDYLERAGFQVISAGDGPTALRLARQERPALIVLDLMLPGMDGLDITRILRQDMLTAHIPIIMLTARVEETDRLIGLELGADDYITKPFSPRELVARVRAVLRRSEGALHPTRIINAGELIIDLERRTVRRGQETIDLTATEFDLLAILASAPGRPFTRAQLLDQLYNTSYTGFDRTIDAHIKNLRRKIEPDPDGPPRFILTVYGVGYKFADLER, via the coding sequence ATGGCGCGTACCATCCTTGTAATTGATGATGAACCTGGCATTGTCAAGATTGCCCGCGACTACCTCGAACGTGCCGGATTTCAGGTCATTAGTGCTGGCGACGGACCAACTGCCCTTCGTTTAGCCCGGCAGGAACGACCAGCCCTGATCGTGCTCGATCTCATGCTACCGGGCATGGATGGTCTTGACATCACTCGAATATTGCGCCAGGATATGCTTACTGCTCACATCCCGATCATCATGCTTACGGCCCGCGTTGAAGAGACCGACCGTCTGATCGGGTTAGAGTTAGGCGCCGATGACTACATTACCAAACCGTTTAGTCCACGTGAACTGGTGGCCCGCGTCAGAGCCGTGCTACGCCGGAGCGAAGGTGCGCTCCACCCGACCAGAATCATCAACGCTGGCGAGCTGATCATCGATCTCGAACGCCGCACGGTCAGGCGTGGTCAGGAAACCATTGACCTCACTGCAACTGAATTCGATCTCCTTGCGATCCTAGCGAGTGCGCCGGGACGTCCATTCACACGTGCCCAACTCCTCGATCAGCTCTACAATACCAGCTATACCGGTTTTGATCGTACTATTGATGCACATATTAAAAATCTGCGCCGGAAAATCGAGCCTGATCCAGACGGTCCACCACGCTTCATTTTGACGGTCTACGGCGTAGGGTACAAGTTTGCCGACCTCGAACGATAG
- a CDS encoding serine O-acetyltransferase has translation MLELFLQDVRRWVVPGQISTAPLSLRQILGLLFRHLPLRAMLWFRFGSWCKQRGIPFIPGYVQRRLYRRYGLEIVVGADIDGGLYIAHPIGTVVAPKRIGRNCTIVAAVTIGMRNEWEFPIIGDEVFIGAGARVLGGITVGDRARIGANAVVTRDVPPGATVVGIPARVVKKDGAESNAEQLSIVHQTVDSDMQEPISRVEKTS, from the coding sequence ATGCTCGAACTCTTTTTGCAAGATGTCCGGCGTTGGGTTGTACCCGGCCAAATCAGCACTGCGCCGTTGAGCTTACGCCAGATTTTAGGCTTGCTCTTTCGTCACCTTCCGCTACGGGCTATGCTCTGGTTCCGTTTTGGCTCGTGGTGTAAGCAGCGCGGCATTCCGTTTATTCCCGGCTATGTACAACGACGGCTTTACCGCCGCTACGGACTGGAAATTGTGGTAGGTGCCGATATTGATGGTGGCCTGTATATTGCGCATCCAATTGGTACAGTGGTAGCACCCAAACGGATAGGTCGCAATTGTACGATTGTGGCCGCAGTGACAATTGGTATGCGTAATGAATGGGAATTTCCCATTATTGGTGATGAAGTCTTTATTGGTGCCGGTGCGCGGGTATTAGGAGGAATTACCGTTGGTGATCGTGCACGGATCGGGGCTAATGCTGTTGTGACTCGTGATGTGCCACCCGGGGCGACAGTGGTCGGAATTCCGGCACGAGTAGTAAAGAAGGATGGAGCCGAATCAAACGCTGAGCAACTCTCCATTGTCCATCAGACGGTAGACAGCGATATGCAGGAGCCCATTTCACGGGTAGAGAAAACTTCTTAA
- a CDS encoding glycosyltransferase family 4 protein, which produces MIRGLFILEQHLGHQTYAANLRWGLAQQTKIVPEWTAITYEACGWLEKIPLPVRIRGALRGRCQVRTILRRARYDVAFFNTQVPAVLAGNIVQQRPYLIATDITPRQYDAMAAFYQHHADRPGLVSTIKHRLNVRLLQRAAWVLPWSHWVRESLIHEYHVNPDRIRVIPPGLNLSQWRPRDERIDGPFRILFVGGDFVRKGGTTLLAALQQLKTLVEVHIVTRSAIEPTAGVYVYRDLTPHSPRLIELYRQADVFVFPTQAEAFGIAALEAIACGVPVITTPVGGLTDIVQHGVNGFLIPPRDPMALAAHLQLLIDRPEMRWQMVQEARLHAERHFDAIKNANFIADLMVQTVEQIGLSRSVYRQVQS; this is translated from the coding sequence ATGATCCGGGGCCTCTTTATCCTCGAACAACACCTCGGACATCAGACATACGCAGCGAATCTTCGTTGGGGCTTGGCGCAGCAGACGAAAATTGTGCCTGAATGGACTGCAATTACGTATGAAGCCTGTGGCTGGCTTGAGAAGATACCGTTACCGGTCAGAATACGGGGGGCGTTGCGCGGACGATGCCAGGTGCGCACGATCCTTCGTCGAGCCAGATATGATGTAGCCTTCTTCAATACACAGGTGCCGGCGGTGCTAGCGGGAAACATTGTTCAACAGCGACCGTATCTGATAGCAACCGATATTACGCCGCGCCAGTATGATGCAATGGCGGCGTTTTATCAGCACCACGCCGATCGACCTGGTCTTGTGTCAACCATCAAACATCGGTTGAATGTCCGTTTGTTACAGCGGGCAGCGTGGGTACTACCCTGGTCGCATTGGGTTCGCGAATCGCTGATTCACGAGTATCATGTAAACCCTGATCGGATTCGCGTCATACCGCCTGGACTCAATCTGTCGCAATGGCGACCACGCGATGAGCGCATCGATGGCCCATTTCGTATTCTATTCGTTGGCGGTGATTTTGTGCGTAAAGGTGGTACGACACTCCTGGCCGCATTACAGCAACTGAAAACACTGGTCGAAGTGCACATTGTGACGCGCAGTGCCATCGAACCGACAGCCGGTGTCTATGTGTATCGTGATCTCACCCCTCATTCCCCTCGCCTGATTGAACTATATCGACAGGCCGATGTGTTTGTCTTTCCAACGCAAGCTGAAGCGTTTGGGATTGCTGCGCTCGAGGCAATTGCCTGTGGGGTACCAGTGATCACTACACCGGTGGGAGGCTTAACTGATATTGTGCAGCATGGTGTGAATGGATTTCTTATACCGCCTCGTGATCCGATGGCGCTGGCCGCACACTTGCAGCTCTTGATTGATCGGCCAGAGATGAGGTGGCAAATGGTGCAGGAAGCGCGGTTACATGCAGAACGTCATTTTGACGCAATCAAGAATGCAAACTTTATTGCCGATCTGATGGTACAGACGGTCGAGCAGATCGGTTTGTCTCGGTCGGTGTATCGTCAGGTGCAATCGTGA